In Dama dama isolate Ldn47 chromosome 26, ASM3311817v1, whole genome shotgun sequence, a single genomic region encodes these proteins:
- the CITED2 gene encoding cbp/p300-interacting transactivator 2, with protein MADHMMAMNHGRFPDGTNGLHHHPAHRMGMGQFPSPHHHQQQQPQHAFNALMGEHIHYGASNMNASSGIRHAMGPGTVNGGHPPSALAPAARFNNSQFMGPPVASQGGSLPASMQLQKLNNQYFNHHPYPHNHYMPDLHPAAGHQMNGTNQHFRDCNPKHSGGSSTPGGSGGSSTPGGSAGTSGGGAGSANSGGGSGGGSSSNMPASVAHVPAAVLPPNVIDTDFIDEEVLMSLVIEMGLDRIKELPELWLGQNEFDFMTDFVCKQQPSRVSC; from the coding sequence ATGGCAGACCATATGATGGCCATGAACCACGGGCGCTTCCCCGACGGCACCAACGGGCTGCACCACCACCCTGCCCACCGCATGGGTATGGGGCAGTTCCCGAGCCCCCATcatcaccagcagcagcagccccaacACGCCTTCAACGCCCTGATGGGCGAGCACATACACTACGGCGCGAGCAACATGAATGCCTCGAGCGGCATCAGGCACGCGATGGGGCCGGGGACTGTAAACGGAGGGCACCCCCCGAGCGCGCTGGCCCCCGCGGCCAGGTTTAACAACTCCCAGTTCATGGGCCCCCCGGTGGCCAGCCAGGGAGGCTCCCTGCCAGCCAGCATGCAGCTGCAGAAGCTCAACAACCAGTATTTCAACCATCACCCCTACCCCCACAACCACTACATGCCGGATTTGCACCCTGCTGCGGGCCACCAGATGAACGGGACAAACCAGCACTTCCGAGATTGCAACCCCAAGCACAGCGGCGGCAGCAGCACCCCCGGCGGCTCGGGCGGCAGCAGCACCCCCGGCGGCTCCGCGGGCACTTCGGGCGGCGGCGCCGGCAGCGCCAatagcggcggcggcagcggcggcggcagcagcagcaacatgccCGCCTCCGTGGCCCACGTCCCCGCTGCAGTGCTGCCGCCCAATGTCATAGACACTGATTTCATCGACGAGGAAGTGCTCATGTCCTTAGTGATAGAAATGGGTTTGGACCGCATCAAGGAGCTGCCCGAACTCTGGCTGGGGCAAAACGAGTTTGATTTTATGACGGACTTCGTGTGCAAACAACAGCCCAGCAGAGTAAGCTGTTGA